One window of Bacillus alkalicellulosilyticus genomic DNA carries:
- a CDS encoding glycogen/starch/alpha-glucan phosphorylase: MFENKRKFKKALVEKVEKSIGRTFENATPIEIYQTLGTMLKEQINQNWVSTNETYEKNNEKQVYYFSMEFLLGRLIETNLLNMDALQIVKESLDELGIDSETVFEQEHDAGLGNGGLGRLAACFMDSLASLQLAGHGCGIRYKYGLFQQKIVDGNQVELPDYWLKEDYVWETRRANKAIEVRFGGNVEIDDSSEQLRFVQKDYETVLAVPYDVPIVGYRNKTVNTLRLWSAESVPNDFQQHMSRNQHDYYNYLEYKRSVEMISEFLYPDDSSYEGKILRVKQQYFLVSAGIQSILSAYKRKYPNLFDIPSKICIQINDTHPSLVVPELMRILMDEEGLGWDDAWKITTETVAYTNHTTLSEALETWPVSMIQSLLPRIYMIIDEINERFCKELWFNHPDKRDEIPQMAIIAYETVRMAHLAIVGSFSVNGVAKIHTEILKKKEMKNFYSVYPEKYNNKTNGITHRRWLLNTNPDLANLITDAIGSKWVSRPKDLIGLLKYANDPSFQEKIAQVKFENKKKLASLINDTCGITVDEQSIFDVQIKRLHGYKRQLLNIFHVIHLYNQLRENPNMDIVPRTFIFGAKAAPSYHFAKKVIKLIVTAAEKINNDPLIQGKLKVVFLQNYSVSLAEKIIPATDVSEQISTASKEASGTGNMKLMMNGALTLGTLDGANIEIKDMVGPDNIFIFGLTADEVLSYYQHGGYHAHDIYHSDERVKTVLDQLHDGYFYNDEMEFKDIYYSILSNNDEYFVLKDFDCYAETHQLVEQTYRDQSSWLKKSITNIAHSGKFSSDRTISEYAASIWRIRPIKVK; this comes from the coding sequence TTGTTTGAAAACAAAAGAAAGTTTAAAAAAGCATTGGTTGAAAAAGTAGAGAAAAGCATTGGACGTACGTTTGAAAATGCGACACCCATTGAAATCTATCAAACACTCGGAACGATGCTGAAAGAACAAATAAACCAAAATTGGGTATCAACCAATGAAACGTATGAAAAAAACAACGAAAAACAAGTATACTATTTTTCGATGGAGTTTCTTCTCGGTCGTCTAATTGAAACCAATCTTCTAAATATGGATGCTTTACAAATTGTCAAGGAAAGTCTTGATGAACTAGGAATTGATTCCGAAACAGTTTTTGAACAAGAGCATGATGCAGGACTTGGAAATGGTGGTCTTGGTAGACTCGCAGCATGCTTTATGGATTCTCTTGCCTCGCTGCAACTAGCAGGCCACGGATGTGGAATCCGTTATAAGTATGGATTATTTCAACAAAAAATTGTTGATGGTAACCAAGTAGAGTTACCCGACTATTGGCTAAAAGAAGATTATGTTTGGGAAACCAGGCGCGCAAATAAAGCAATTGAAGTTCGTTTCGGGGGGAACGTTGAAATTGATGATTCGAGTGAACAGCTCCGCTTCGTACAGAAAGACTATGAAACAGTATTAGCTGTTCCCTATGATGTGCCGATTGTCGGGTATCGCAACAAAACGGTTAATACGCTTCGGCTCTGGAGTGCGGAGTCGGTTCCAAATGATTTTCAGCAACACATGTCAAGAAATCAGCATGACTACTATAACTATCTGGAATACAAAAGGTCCGTTGAAATGATTTCAGAATTTCTTTATCCGGATGATTCTTCTTATGAAGGAAAAATACTTCGTGTAAAACAGCAATACTTCTTAGTGTCTGCTGGAATTCAAAGTATTTTATCAGCTTACAAAAGAAAATATCCGAATCTATTCGACATTCCTAGTAAAATATGTATTCAAATCAACGATACTCACCCTTCCCTTGTCGTTCCTGAATTAATGAGGATTTTAATGGATGAAGAAGGCCTCGGTTGGGATGACGCTTGGAAGATTACAACCGAAACTGTAGCATATACAAATCATACGACGTTAAGTGAAGCATTGGAAACATGGCCTGTGTCTATGATTCAATCCTTACTCCCTCGTATTTACATGATTATTGATGAAATCAATGAACGATTTTGTAAAGAACTTTGGTTTAATCATCCTGACAAAAGAGATGAAATTCCACAAATGGCGATTATCGCATATGAAACGGTGCGCATGGCCCATTTAGCCATCGTAGGGAGTTTCAGTGTCAATGGTGTAGCAAAGATCCATACCGAGATTTTGAAAAAGAAAGAAATGAAAAACTTTTATTCGGTATACCCTGAAAAATATAATAATAAGACAAATGGAATCACGCATAGAAGATGGTTATTAAATACAAACCCTGACCTTGCCAATTTAATAACAGATGCCATTGGGTCAAAATGGGTGTCTCGACCAAAAGACCTGATCGGATTATTAAAATATGCGAACGACCCTTCTTTCCAAGAAAAAATAGCTCAGGTTAAATTTGAAAATAAAAAGAAGCTTGCATCGTTAATTAACGATACATGCGGGATTACGGTGGATGAGCAATCTATTTTTGATGTTCAAATCAAACGGCTACATGGCTACAAACGCCAACTATTAAACATCTTCCATGTCATCCATTTGTATAACCAACTTCGCGAAAATCCAAATATGGACATTGTTCCTCGAACGTTTATTTTTGGAGCGAAGGCCGCACCAAGCTATCATTTTGCGAAGAAAGTCATCAAGCTTATTGTGACGGCTGCTGAGAAAATCAATAACGATCCGCTCATTCAAGGCAAGCTTAAAGTTGTCTTTTTACAAAATTACAGCGTGTCTCTTGCTGAAAAAATCATCCCTGCCACAGACGTCAGTGAACAAATTTCAACAGCTAGTAAAGAAGCTTCAGGAACAGGAAACATGAAACTGATGATGAATGGGGCTTTAACTCTCGGAACATTGGATGGTGCAAATATTGAAATAAAAGACATGGTGGGTCCAGACAATATATTCATATTTGGTTTAACCGCTGATGAGGTTCTCTCTTACTATCAACATGGAGGCTACCATGCTCATGATATTTATCATAGCGATGAACGAGTAAAAACAGTGTTAGACCAACTCCATGATGGATACTTCTACAATGATGAAATGGAATTTAAAGATATCTACTATTCCATTCTATCAAATAATGATGAGTATTTTGTCTTAAAGGATTTTGATTGCTATGCAGAAACACATCAGCTCGTGGAACAAACGTACCGCGACCAATCCAGTTGGCTTAAAAAGAGCATTACTAACATTGCTCACTCTGGAAAATTTTCAAGTGACCGAACGATTTCTGAATATGCAGCAAGCATATGGAGAATTCGTCCAATCAAGGTAAAATAG
- the ald gene encoding alanine dehydrogenase, translating to MIIGIPKEIKNNENRVALTPAGVLSFKQAGHEVIVETQAGVGSGFVDEAYIEAGAIVADDAASVWNGSEMIMKVKEPLPEEYTHFRKGLILFTYLHLAAEPSLAEALVKNEVTAIAYETVESNRTLPLLTPMSEVAGRMAAQIGAQFLEKPKGGKGILLAGVPGVKRGKVTIIGGGIVGTNAAKVAVGLGAQVTIIDVNVDRLRQLDDIFGKEITTLMSNPLNIAEAVKESDLLIGAVLIPGAKAPQLVTEDMVKSMGDGSVVVDVAIDQGGSIATIDKITTHDNPTYVKHGVVHYAVANMPGAVPRTSTLALTNVTVPYALQLANKGVVAAITENEGLKKGVNTCAGAVTYMAVANDLGYEYVSTEDALRKLTALA from the coding sequence ATGATAATTGGGATTCCAAAAGAGATAAAAAATAATGAAAATCGAGTTGCCCTTACTCCTGCGGGTGTTTTAAGCTTTAAACAAGCTGGTCATGAAGTGATTGTTGAAACACAAGCAGGAGTGGGAAGCGGATTTGTGGATGAAGCATATATTGAAGCAGGTGCCATCGTAGCTGATGATGCTGCATCGGTTTGGAACGGTTCGGAAATGATTATGAAGGTGAAGGAGCCACTGCCTGAAGAATATACGCATTTTAGAAAAGGGCTCATTTTATTTACGTATTTGCATTTAGCGGCAGAACCTTCTTTAGCTGAAGCCCTAGTAAAAAATGAAGTAACCGCAATCGCTTATGAAACGGTAGAATCCAATCGTACTTTACCATTACTTACACCAATGAGCGAAGTGGCTGGAAGAATGGCAGCTCAAATAGGTGCTCAATTTTTAGAAAAGCCTAAAGGTGGAAAAGGAATTTTATTAGCTGGTGTGCCTGGTGTGAAACGAGGAAAAGTAACGATTATCGGTGGTGGTATCGTTGGTACCAACGCAGCAAAAGTGGCGGTCGGTTTAGGGGCACAGGTAACCATTATTGATGTTAATGTCGACCGTCTTCGTCAGTTAGATGATATCTTTGGTAAAGAAATTACGACTCTTATGTCTAATCCACTCAACATTGCTGAAGCAGTAAAAGAAAGTGACCTTCTAATCGGGGCGGTTCTTATTCCAGGAGCGAAAGCACCACAGCTTGTCACTGAGGACATGGTGAAGTCAATGGGTGATGGATCTGTTGTTGTGGACGTTGCCATTGACCAAGGGGGAAGCATTGCGACTATCGATAAAATTACAACTCATGACAATCCAACCTATGTAAAGCATGGTGTCGTTCACTATGCAGTCGCGAACATGCCAGGTGCGGTTCCAAGGACATCGACGTTAGCCCTTACGAATGTTACTGTACCGTATGCACTACAGTTAGCTAATAAAGGAGTAGTTGCTGCGATTACGGAAAATGAAGGATTGAAAAAAGGAGTAAATACGTGTGCTGGAGCAGTAACTTACATGGCAGTTGCAAATGACTTAGGGTACGAGTATGTTAGTACAGAGGATGCCCTTCGAAAGCTAACTGCTTTAGCATAA
- a CDS encoding response regulator transcription factor, whose amino-acid sequence MTSKEIPILICDDSRLIREQLKAILQSLGYDSILEAENGEEAISICASGQPSLVFLDIVMPIKDGITALTEMIDKHEDIKVVMISSTTSLAHLKKAKRLGAFDFIHKPIEVSTIEKVMTKFESNIEKALP is encoded by the coding sequence ATGACTAGTAAAGAGATTCCTATTTTGATTTGCGACGACTCAAGATTGATAAGAGAACAACTCAAAGCTATCTTACAATCGCTTGGCTACGACAGCATATTAGAGGCTGAAAACGGCGAAGAAGCGATCTCCATCTGTGCTAGTGGACAACCTTCCTTGGTCTTTCTTGATATTGTGATGCCTATTAAAGATGGGATTACCGCCCTTACTGAAATGATTGACAAGCATGAAGACATAAAAGTAGTGATGATTTCATCGACTACTTCACTAGCCCATTTAAAAAAAGCAAAGAGATTGGGAGCATTCGATTTTATCCATAAACCAATTGAAGTCAGTACCATTGAAAAAGTAATGACCAAATTTGAAAGTAACATAGAAAAGGCACTCCCTTGA
- the glgD gene encoding glucose-1-phosphate adenylyltransferase subunit GlgD, with protein sequence METMLGVINIDNENDYLKELTYFRCGATTPFGGRYRLIDFPLSNMTNSGIHEIAVFARRKYRSLMDHLGTGSSWDLDRKHGGLFILPPDWHDPSDISKGDLQHFHNNRDFFERSVSKYVLITGSQHVCNIDYRQAFKQHLETNADVTIIYKTINELEEEHQLCHKLAVDEAKKVTEITNDHANPNVAMGTFIIKKSLLLELVDYCIARGMENFFIDGIIHQLPALAVYGYEYKDYLAVINSIQSYYKHSMSLLQPAVYRDVFFNHQTIYTKVKDQPPAKYIKGSSVKNSLIANGCVIEGEVENCILFRGVHVKKGASIKNSIIMQRCEINENVTLQNVILDKDVCLNPDRTLVGVMEQPFVVAKRKVI encoded by the coding sequence ATGGAAACCATGCTTGGAGTTATTAACATCGACAATGAAAATGATTATTTAAAAGAACTTACCTACTTCCGCTGCGGAGCAACAACACCGTTTGGAGGAAGGTACAGACTCATTGACTTTCCCCTATCAAATATGACCAACAGTGGAATTCATGAAATTGCAGTATTTGCTAGACGTAAATATCGTTCGTTAATGGACCATTTAGGTACAGGGTCATCTTGGGATTTAGATCGTAAACATGGGGGATTGTTTATTCTTCCACCTGATTGGCACGATCCATCTGATATCTCTAAAGGCGATTTACAGCATTTTCACAATAATCGAGACTTTTTTGAACGCTCTGTTTCTAAATACGTTCTTATTACAGGGAGTCAACATGTTTGTAACATTGATTATCGCCAAGCCTTTAAACAGCATTTAGAAACAAATGCGGATGTCACGATTATCTATAAAACGATAAATGAACTAGAGGAAGAGCACCAATTGTGTCATAAACTTGCCGTTGACGAAGCTAAAAAAGTGACTGAAATTACAAATGACCATGCGAATCCAAATGTTGCTATGGGCACTTTCATTATCAAGAAAAGTCTTCTCTTAGAATTAGTTGATTATTGCATCGCTAGAGGGATGGAGAACTTCTTTATCGACGGGATTATTCACCAATTACCGGCCCTTGCTGTTTATGGATACGAATATAAAGATTATTTAGCTGTCATTAATTCGATTCAGAGCTATTACAAACATAGCATGTCCTTATTACAGCCCGCGGTTTATCGAGATGTCTTTTTCAATCACCAAACAATATATACCAAAGTAAAAGACCAACCACCTGCAAAATACATTAAAGGGTCTAGTGTAAAAAATTCACTAATTGCAAACGGATGTGTCATTGAAGGTGAAGTTGAAAATTGCATCTTATTCCGTGGTGTTCATGTTAAAAAAGGGGCTTCTATCAAAAACTCTATCATTATGCAAAGATGTGAAATCAACGAAAATGTGACACTTCAAAACGTAATTCTAGATAAGGACGTTTGTTTAAATCCAGACCGAACATTGGTCGGTGTAATGGAACAACCATTTGTCGTCGCAAAACGAAAAGTAATTTAA
- the glgA gene encoding glycogen synthase GlgA — protein sequence MNVLFVASECVPFSKTGGLADVIGSLPSSIAKQHNVDIRIMLPLYGSIPDHFKKEMKLKDVIVVSVSWRRQYCGIFELHYNGLTYYFIDNEYYFKRDDLYGYYDDAERFTFFSHAVLAALPVLSYQPDIIHCHDWQTALIPTYLKTTYAGDLFYKEVQTVFTIHNLKYQGIFSPDVFQELLHFSDEHYAGLEFNGAINFMKGAIVHSHLVTTVSKSYANEIQTEYYGEGLQYLLQDRGESLIGIVNGIDYNDYNPATDERIPHNYQHSELEKVKNKIALQEMVGLPVREDVPLFAVITRLVEQKGLPLIQHVMDELAGKDIQFILLGTGDAEFEHFFKEMGYRYPEKVSVHITFQESLARTIYAASDFFLMPSRFEPCGIGQLLALRYETVPIVRETGGLQDTVHSYNKYDQTGNGFTFANYNAHDMLYTIERALAIYREKEHWNALLNNIYQTNFSWDHSAKRYSDMYKQLSYIKRSGVHLV from the coding sequence ATGAATGTCCTATTCGTTGCATCTGAATGTGTCCCCTTTAGTAAAACAGGGGGACTAGCGGATGTGATTGGGTCTCTCCCATCTTCGATTGCAAAACAACACAATGTCGACATTCGAATCATGCTACCTCTTTATGGTTCAATACCTGACCACTTTAAAAAAGAGATGAAGCTTAAAGACGTGATTGTCGTTTCGGTTAGTTGGAGAAGACAGTATTGTGGTATTTTCGAACTTCACTATAATGGGCTTACTTATTATTTCATTGATAACGAGTATTATTTCAAACGTGATGACTTGTATGGATACTATGATGACGCAGAGCGCTTTACCTTTTTTTCTCATGCCGTTCTTGCTGCACTACCTGTGTTATCGTACCAGCCTGATATTATCCATTGCCATGATTGGCAAACAGCATTGATTCCAACGTATCTAAAGACCACTTATGCGGGAGACCTCTTTTATAAAGAAGTGCAAACCGTTTTTACAATTCATAATCTAAAATACCAGGGAATTTTCTCACCCGATGTCTTTCAAGAGTTACTTCATTTTTCAGATGAGCACTATGCTGGTCTAGAGTTTAATGGAGCCATCAACTTTATGAAAGGAGCGATTGTTCATTCTCACCTGGTCACAACCGTTAGTAAATCCTATGCCAATGAAATACAAACCGAATATTATGGAGAAGGGCTGCAATATCTTCTGCAAGATCGAGGGGAATCTCTCATTGGAATTGTAAATGGAATTGACTATAACGACTATAATCCTGCTACAGATGAAAGGATTCCGCATAACTATCAACATTCGGAACTTGAGAAAGTCAAAAATAAAATAGCCCTTCAAGAAATGGTTGGTCTGCCTGTTCGCGAGGATGTTCCTTTATTTGCGGTCATCACAAGGCTTGTTGAACAAAAGGGTTTACCACTTATTCAGCATGTAATGGATGAGCTCGCAGGAAAAGATATTCAGTTTATTTTGTTAGGAACAGGCGATGCGGAATTTGAACACTTTTTTAAGGAAATGGGCTACCGTTATCCAGAAAAAGTATCGGTACACATCACATTTCAAGAAAGTCTAGCACGAACGATATATGCAGCCTCGGACTTCTTTTTAATGCCTTCTCGTTTTGAACCATGTGGAATTGGTCAGCTTCTTGCCCTTCGCTATGAAACTGTCCCCATTGTGAGAGAAACAGGAGGGTTACAAGATACCGTTCATTCTTATAATAAGTATGACCAGACGGGTAATGGATTTACATTTGCAAATTATAATGCCCACGACATGCTTTATACCATTGAAAGGGCACTCGCAATCTATAGAGAGAAAGAACATTGGAATGCGTTGCTCAATAATATTTATCAGACCAACTTTAGTTGGGACCATTCAGCCAAACGTTATTCTGACATGTATAAGCAGCTTTCCTACATAAAAAGGAGTGGAGTTCATCTTGTTTGA
- a CDS encoding glucose-1-phosphate adenylyltransferase, whose protein sequence is MNKECVGMLLAGGEGKRLGLLTQNLAKPAVHFGGKYRIIDFTLSNCTNSGIDTVGVLTQYEPLALNTHLGNGAPWDLDRRNGGISILPPFSAKKGASWYQGTADAIYQNINFIEQFNPEYVLVISGDHIYKMNYAAMLDFHKKQEADATISVIQVPWEEASRFGILNTAPDYSVLDFDEKPANPKNNLASMGIYIFNWKVLKSYLQNDAKSNLSSHDFGKDILPSMLGDHRKMVAFPFRGYWKDVGTIKSYWEANMDLLREKPSLQLTDYNWRIYSVNPNQPPQYLSPASSVTDSLINEGCFIEGNVMNSVLFHGVTLQENSIISNSVIMPNVKIGKNVVIDRAIISEGTIIPDDVSIKPTDPNEIIVLDKDSIIADYAIAN, encoded by the coding sequence ATGAACAAAGAATGCGTTGGCATGCTATTAGCTGGAGGAGAAGGAAAACGACTAGGCTTGTTAACTCAAAACCTAGCAAAACCAGCTGTACATTTTGGGGGGAAATACCGAATCATTGACTTCACATTAAGTAATTGCACCAACTCAGGTATTGATACAGTTGGCGTCTTAACCCAATATGAGCCACTTGCTTTAAACACACATCTTGGGAATGGAGCGCCATGGGATTTAGACCGCAGAAACGGCGGTATTTCAATCCTACCTCCTTTCTCTGCAAAAAAAGGAGCATCTTGGTACCAGGGAACCGCAGACGCCATCTATCAAAATATCAATTTCATCGAACAATTTAATCCTGAATATGTGCTTGTTATTTCTGGAGACCACATCTATAAGATGAATTATGCTGCGATGCTGGATTTTCATAAAAAACAAGAAGCAGATGCAACAATCTCTGTCATTCAAGTTCCTTGGGAAGAAGCAAGTCGCTTCGGCATTTTAAATACAGCACCTGACTATTCAGTATTAGATTTTGATGAAAAACCGGCTAACCCTAAAAACAACCTCGCTTCCATGGGTATATACATTTTTAATTGGAAAGTATTAAAGTCGTATTTACAAAACGATGCCAAAAGCAATCTGTCCTCCCATGATTTTGGAAAAGACATCTTGCCTTCCATGCTTGGTGATCATAGAAAAATGGTTGCATTCCCATTCCGAGGCTATTGGAAAGACGTAGGTACAATTAAAAGCTACTGGGAAGCTAATATGGATTTATTAAGAGAAAAACCATCTTTACAGTTAACGGATTATAACTGGAGAATTTATTCAGTTAATCCAAATCAGCCACCACAGTATTTATCACCAGCTTCTTCTGTAACAGATTCATTAATTAATGAGGGCTGCTTTATCGAAGGGAACGTCATGAATTCCGTCTTATTTCATGGTGTAACCCTTCAAGAAAACTCAATCATTAGTAACTCCGTCATTATGCCTAATGTCAAGATTGGCAAAAATGTCGTGATTGACCGTGCCATTATTAGTGAAGGAACGATCATTCCAGATGATGTTTCTATAAAGCCAACCGATCCAAACGAAATCATTGTCTTAGATAAAGATTCAATAATCGCTGACTATGCCATTGCTAACTAA
- a CDS encoding glycerophosphodiester phosphodiesterase: MTKIFAHRGFSSAFPENTMAAFKAAEKLGVDGLELDVQLTKDNIPVIIHDDKLNRTTSGSGYVRDTKYANVKQLSAGQWFGEQFANETVPSLREFIEWVSDTNLTVNLELKGQAKERIVLLEAVMKEVLDFKIESNVILSSFDHQVIVEAKQRYPFMKVGVIVVAHLVYPEKYISSLGFDCDYHFYHHLMTVEEVQSVVEKGIKVRPYTVNNEQKVREMIKIGVDGIFTDHPDMALSILSE, encoded by the coding sequence ATGACTAAAATATTTGCCCACCGCGGATTCTCTAGTGCCTTTCCGGAAAACACTATGGCAGCATTTAAGGCGGCAGAAAAACTTGGCGTAGACGGGCTTGAACTAGATGTTCAGTTAACAAAGGATAATATACCAGTTATTATTCATGACGACAAACTCAATCGAACGACGAGCGGAAGCGGTTATGTTCGAGACACTAAATATGCGAATGTAAAACAACTTAGTGCTGGTCAGTGGTTTGGTGAGCAGTTTGCTAATGAAACAGTTCCATCATTAAGGGAATTTATTGAATGGGTAAGCGATACCAACCTGACAGTAAATCTTGAATTAAAGGGTCAAGCAAAGGAGCGAATTGTGCTCTTGGAAGCTGTAATGAAGGAAGTGTTGGACTTTAAAATAGAGTCGAATGTAATTCTTTCTTCTTTTGACCATCAAGTCATTGTTGAAGCAAAACAAAGATACCCATTTATGAAGGTGGGAGTGATTGTAGTAGCACATCTCGTTTATCCTGAAAAGTATATTTCTTCTCTAGGATTTGATTGCGATTATCATTTTTACCATCACCTAATGACGGTGGAAGAAGTGCAGAGCGTAGTAGAGAAAGGCATTAAGGTAAGGCCGTATACAGTGAATAACGAACAGAAGGTAAGAGAGATGATTAAGATTGGAGTGGATGGAATTTTCACAGACCATCCCGATATGGCCCTTTCGATTTTATCAGAATAA
- a CDS encoding PucR family transcriptional regulator, producing the protein MGQGQMRFPSFSTLQEVVDYISESLQCPVTIEDGAHRLLAYSKHDIQTDIARIETIITRQVPQKVIHSLWEKGIIQALNESDTPVHINSIDKVGLGSRIAISIRHQREILGYIWIVSIEGYNNAEAIEFLKAASEEVKRFLLELRHIHQVKTEKVQQFFQSLLTGAIPDANEVEAIRAQVNCSIPSHWSIAVFRFPEIVGQQIDRQLLQYFQSLNKKSVVFSCAIQEEVIVFLSGEISDMAENNAVLFMKDTIDTIEQRFQIKPIYAGYGRSYAGFENIKKSYQEARQIIKYKKLFPEELHEKYSYEGLGIYQYFDVILENRPSRLSSTVARLSDYDVKNQTDLLHSLEAFLSKDCNISEAAKLLHVHPNTLNYRMKRIVEITNIDLRNMNEKIALYIELKLRRVDGSFVNSNK; encoded by the coding sequence ATGGGGCAAGGTCAAATGAGATTTCCATCTTTTTCAACGTTACAAGAAGTCGTTGATTACATTAGTGAATCGTTACAATGTCCAGTGACAATTGAGGATGGGGCTCACCGTTTACTAGCTTATAGTAAACATGATATTCAAACGGATATCGCGAGGATTGAAACGATTATTACACGCCAAGTCCCTCAAAAGGTCATTCATAGTCTTTGGGAAAAGGGAATCATCCAAGCACTTAACGAAAGTGATACTCCTGTTCATATTAACTCCATTGATAAGGTAGGGCTTGGTTCTCGTATTGCCATTTCAATTCGACATCAACGGGAAATCCTAGGGTATATATGGATTGTAAGTATTGAAGGATATAATAACGCAGAAGCTATTGAATTTTTAAAGGCGGCCAGTGAAGAAGTTAAACGTTTTCTATTAGAGCTTCGACATATCCATCAAGTGAAAACGGAAAAAGTACAACAATTTTTTCAATCCCTTCTAACAGGGGCTATTCCAGATGCTAATGAGGTAGAAGCCATTCGTGCACAAGTCAATTGCTCTATTCCAAGTCATTGGAGTATTGCTGTTTTTCGATTTCCAGAAATTGTTGGACAACAAATAGATAGGCAGCTTTTGCAATATTTTCAATCGTTAAATAAAAAATCGGTTGTCTTTTCTTGTGCCATACAAGAAGAGGTTATTGTGTTTTTATCTGGAGAGATAAGCGACATGGCTGAAAATAATGCAGTGTTGTTTATGAAAGATACCATTGATACAATTGAACAAAGGTTTCAGATTAAGCCAATCTATGCTGGGTATGGAAGAAGCTATGCTGGCTTTGAAAACATAAAGAAAAGTTATCAAGAAGCCCGGCAAATTATTAAGTATAAAAAGTTGTTTCCTGAGGAATTACATGAAAAGTATAGTTACGAAGGTCTTGGAATCTATCAATATTTTGACGTGATCCTTGAAAATAGACCGTCTAGACTATCAAGTACAGTGGCAAGATTATCTGACTATGATGTTAAAAATCAAACAGATTTACTGCATTCATTAGAAGCATTTTTATCAAAAGATTGTAATATAAGTGAAGCCGCTAAACTCTTACATGTACATCCGAATACATTGAACTATCGAATGAAGCGGATCGTAGAAATTACCAATATCGACTTGCGAAATATGAATGAAAAGATAGCATTATACATAGAGCTTAAACTTAGACGTGTGGATGGTTCATTTGTTAATTCTAACAAATGA